Part of the Melospiza georgiana isolate bMelGeo1 chromosome 17, bMelGeo1.pri, whole genome shotgun sequence genome, cttgtgtccccagccctctcACGTCCCCAGCCCCCTTGTGTCCTCAGGCTCCTCTGTCGTGTCCtcgggctgtccccagccccaccttcctctccaggcctgtgTCACTACAGAGAGACTGATGAGAGCCACCATGACATCCCACCAGCCCCCTCATATCCCCAGGCTCcttgtgtcccccagcccctcgtgcccccagccccctcgtgtccccaggctgtccccagccccaccttgctctccaggcagcagaggcaTGTTCACATCCTGGGCAggatgcaggagcagggggcctctgggctgtgagtggcTGGGAGGAGAGTCCTCAGGAGGGGCTTTGAAGGGGCTCTTGACAGGGCTGCAGACCCCCGAGCTGTCCTCGGGGCACAGGAACACATCGATGGGGCCCTGAGTGCTTCTCACCGAGACCTGGAAcgcctggggaggggacaggagcgacacagggtggcacagggacacgcAGAGTGTTGGGggagatgaaacaggaaagccttatcaatatgattgcctggcaaaagattttgagaatatggaaactataagtgagattgaaatgaaagcaagctttgagatccctcagttactgaacaactggaaaacaatggcatggccagctgaaggtgatccccttttgatggaacaacaccctctgcttgcaggcaggcccaaggctcagagcagaccctacagcttggcagaagggcccaaagaggagtttttagggtttaaaatgtaacacagtgtggtaatgtaatgattgttataggctgtatggaaatgctgtaggatttgtacATTGTAcgtgagaatcagaatatttaACACAGAGGgtgatttattgtattgtaaggAGAACCTCGCTgtcttacccttttactctcttaccttTTTTACTCCCTTATCcctcaccctctcatcctctctccccctctcccctctcagcctgctctgagctgtgtctggcagctcccagcagggccctgccccaggccctttgcaataaaccccgagttccagccctggctgcagagatctctcctGTCCGTCTGTCCTGACCATCCTACCCCCGATGCTCCTACAGCATCTCCTACCAGAGaaccctgggctgctcagggagggcacaggaggagcagtgtGACCCCAGCTCACCTCTGCAGGGTCTGACACCTGCAGCTGGGTCTCTGGGGGGGCTTTGATCACCATCACCATTTGCTCCGCGGGGTCCACGATGCTGCGGAGGTCCTGGCAGGTCACGTAGGCTGCGGTGGGGCGGGTCAAGGAAGGGACACACAAGGGGATGTGGGCTGAGCGCCGCCCTGCCTGCGCCTCCAGGGCTCAACCACAGCCCCACCCAGCCAGCCCCGCCCCGCAAGCAAAGGATATTGCTGGTTGGCGGGGTCCTCGGTGAGCAGGCGCAGCTGCACCGTGCACATCTGGATGAGGTCATCCAGCTGCCGCTCGGCCGCCTGCAGCTCCCgcagctccttctccagcagCCGGTGCCGGCCTGGCGCTCCCACGGTggcctggctgcccctggggagCACCGTGCCCATCAGCAGCCAGCCCCCACAGCTTGCTGTGCCCCCAAGGAgaaccagccctgcaggcatTTTAGCAGCAGAGCGCTCCCCGAGGCTGGATGGAGCCTCACCACTCCCCTGGATAACTTGGGGGGCCCCAGAGGACACACAGGAGTTTCCTGCCACTAagcacagccctccctgcagcagaaacTCTGGTGACCCCACCCTGAAACTCCCCACCCAAATAAGACCATCCTCCACCCAGACAGCTCCCCCacgccaggcacagccccatgAGTCCCAGGGACGTACAGCCACTGGATGTGGTTCTTGGATTTCTTGGTGATGAGCTGTATGCCCTCCAGGACGTTGGTGATGTCGTAGATGCGCCTCTTCTGCACCTTCAGCACCTCGGCTGCCCAGTTGAGGTCCACCACACCATCTGGGGactggctcagcagctccaggaagcGCTTGGTGGTGAGGTTCAGGGAGGTTTCATACCGGGACTTCTCTCCAGGAGACTTTGCCCCTGCCAGACGTGGAGGACAAGTGTCATTCCAAGCGTCATTCAGCCacaagggaaaagcagagctgaaaggTCGCAAAACTCCTGCTACCTGCTTGCAGGTGGCTTGTGGACTAGTAACCAGGACTGGCACCCCAAACCCGATCTGTTTTGTCAGGGCAATGGGGTGAGCTGCCCAAatcccctgcaggaaggaggtggcagcacctggcacaggctgtgacaCCTGTGCTCCAGGTGTGACTGAGACAGAgagtgccaggcagggctcagggggGAGAGCAGCAGGTCCTCCTGGGACACTGCACTGACACCATGCTGGACCTacagctccatcccacagggagggacagagccAGTGTGACACCCAGCAGAAGGGCAGGACAACCgtgccaccagcacagggcacagcagtgagTGTGGAGAGTggacagccccagggacagcccatTCCAAAGGGCTGGAAGAAGCTGCCAGGGATGAGCCTGGGGGAGCAGagtggggctgctggagctctgctctgagctgggctggcaggggggcCAGCAGGAGTGGAGCTGATACCTTTGGCAGGGTTCCTGGCCTTGCCCCGGCTCACTGGCAAACTCTCCGCTATGTACTGGTGATCCGTCTCCAAGTTCAGCTTCCTCTTCACCTGCAAGGGACGGGGTCAGGCTCCAGTGCTATTGAAGGGTGTCCGTGAGGAACCCCCCAGCCCCGCACCAGGGGGTACAGACACCCCAGATCCGGGCACGAGGGGGTGACAGGAGCTGTCACACACCCGGCGGGCATGGGGGGCTGTCCCCACCGCGGGGGCCCTGCCACGCTGCGGGGAGCGCCCCAAAGGCGGCAGGGCCGTGGGTGGGGAGGCAAAGCACGGCCCGGCGCCCGGGCCTGCGGCTtccggagcggcggcggggcagGGCCGGCCCGGCAGGTGCTGCGTGGCACGGCCCGGCCgtacagcctggcacagccggGGGCACCGGGCACGGGCTGACACCGAGCGGGCACGGCATATGGCACGGGGCACAGCACGGAGCGGTACGGGCCGGCTCGGTATGGAGCCCGGTCCATATACAGCACGGCTCGCTGTACGTTCCGGCTCGGTACAGCACAAAGCACGGCCCGGTATCCAGCCGGGCCCATTGTATAGCCCGGCTCCGTGTGCTCCGGTGGGGTATACGGCCCGGTGGGGTATACGGCCCGGTCGGTACACAGCCAGTTCGAGGCTCAATACTGCCCAGCCCATAACACAGCCCGAGCCCGCCGCTCCCCGGAGCCCCCCCCGGCCCCGTCCCCCgcccccctccccatcccactcGCGGGGGTTACCGGCGGGCGGCCCAGCGCGGGCCGTCTGGGCGCGgcgccggggcgggcgggctgCGGCGTGGCGAAGAGCAGGAGGTCGGTATCGGGGTGGCCGCCGCCCGCGGGCTCCTCGGCGGCGGCGGAGACGATCAGGAGGTGCGGGGAGGCGCTGCCCAGCAGCGCCGCcagccccgccgcgccgcccgccgccgccatggCTCACATGGCAGCCGGTGCCGCCGGtgcggcgggcggcgcggcaGGCAGGGCGCGGACAGGGGCGCGGCCCAtggcgggcgcggggccgctgcgctccggctccggctccggctccgcTGCGCCCGCCGCCGGATTGTTCGgcgcgccggccccgcgcgccTTTGCGCGCCAAATCCTTTTTGCCGCGAAAAGCGGCGCGagccgccccgccgcccgcccaTTGGCTGCGCCCGCCGCGGCGGGGAGGTGAAGGCGCGCTGCTATTGGCTGGAGCGAGCGGGGAGGCGGGCGGTGCCGCGCGGCCATTGGCGGGCGGGGGCCGCGCTGACAGGCGGCCAATCAGCGGCGTCGCGCTGGGGCGGCGGCCAATGGGAGCGCGGCTCGGGGacgcggcgggggcggcgcgtGGGTGCGGCGCGCgctgt contains:
- the E2F1 gene encoding transcription factor E2F1, translating into MAAAGGAAGLAALLGSASPHLLIVSAAAEEPAGGGHPDTDLLLFATPQPARPGAAPRRPALGRPPVKRKLNLETDHQYIAESLPVSRGKARNPAKGAKSPGEKSRYETSLNLTTKRFLELLSQSPDGVVDLNWAAEVLKVQKRRIYDITNVLEGIQLITKKSKNHIQWLGSQATVGAPGRHRLLEKELRELQAAERQLDDLIQMCTVQLRLLTEDPANQHAAYVTCQDLRSIVDPAEQMVMVIKAPPETQLQVSDPAEAFQVSVRSTQGPIDVFLCPEDSSGVCSPVKSPFKAPPEDSPPSHSQPRGPLLLHPAQDVNMPLLPGEQEALLPGPSALPSKGPKEEEEEEEEEEVSLSPLASMDMLLEQSREELAAFLPDEFINLSPPQAQDYHFGLEEGEGISELFDCNFGDFTPLDF